One Myotis daubentonii chromosome 3, mMyoDau2.1, whole genome shotgun sequence genomic window carries:
- the AHSG gene encoding alpha-2-HS-glycoprotein, translating into MKSLVLVFCLAQLWGCHAAPPNLGPGYRALDCDDPESEQAALVAMDYLNKNLFRGYKHTLNQIDKVKVWPRRPMGEVFEMEIDTLETTCHALDPTPVANCSVRSLAEHAVEGDCDFSVLKQDGQFTVLSAKCDSSPDSAEDLRKVCPDCPLLAPVNNTKVVRAVEAALTAFNTQTNGSYFQLVEVSRAQLVYLTHTTYVEFAIAATDCVAKEVTDPAKCNLLAEKQYGFCKGSLTEKGPLNGNEKVAVTCTVFPTQPQPDNSPVASPPANLPEAPAVLGPLLVAAPPLPVPVHRAHYDLRHTFTGGASVESASGEVGKAPNVAQPSVAVAAGPVVHLCPGRIRHFKI; encoded by the exons ATGAAGTCCCTCGTCCTGGTCTTTTGCCTTGCTCAGCTCTGGGGCTGCCACGCTGCCCCTCCTAACCTAGGTCCGGGTTATAGAGCACTGGACTGTGATGACCCAGAATCAGAGCAAGCAGCCCTGGTGGCCATGGACTACCTCAATAAGAACCTTTTTCGGGGCTACAAGCACACCTTGAACCAGATTGACAAAGTGAAGGTGTGGCCTCGG CGGCCCATGGGAGAGGTGTTTGAGATGGAAATAGACACGCTGGAAACCACCTGCCACGCACTGGACCCCACCCCCGTGGCCAACTGCTCTGTGCGGTCACTGGCGGAGCAC GCTGTGGAAGGAGACTGTGATTTCAGTGTGCTGAAACAGGACGGCCAGTTTACTGTGTTGTCTGCAAAATGTGATTCCAGTCCAG ATTCGGCGGAGGACTTGCGAAAGGTGTGCCCagactgccccctgctggccccgGTTAATAACACCAAGGTGGTGCGCGCTGTAGAGGCTGCTCTGACCGCTTTCAACACTCAAACTAATGGCTCCTATTTCCAGCTTGTAGAAGTTTCCCGGGCTCAACTTGTG TATCTTACACATACGACCTATGTGGAGTTTGCAATAGCTGCCACTGACTGTGTTGCTAAAGAGGTCACAGACCCAGCCAAATGTAACTTGCTGGCAGAAAAG CAATATGGCTTCTGTAAGGGGTCACTCACTGAGAAGGGGCCActcaatggaaatgaaaaagttgCAGTGACCTGTACAGTGTTCCCAACACAG CCTCAACCAGACAACTCCCCTGTGGCTTCACCTCCAGCTAACCTGCCCGAAGCTCCTGCGGTGTTGGGACCCCTGCTGGTGGCAGCTCCACCGCTCCCCGTGCCGGTGCACCGGGCACACTATGACCTTCGCCACACCTTCACGGGTGGAGCCTCAGTGGAGTCTGCCTCAGGAGAAGTCGGGAAAGCACCCAACGTGGCACAGCCTAGCGTGGCTGTAGCTGCCGGTCCAGTGGTCCACCTTTGCCCCGGGAGAATCAGACACTTCAAGATTTAG